A genome region from bacterium includes the following:
- a CDS encoding Gfo/Idh/MocA family oxidoreductase, translating into MAKKSPIKIGVIGLGRAGYNIHVHRLRGDDRFQITACTDFIPARMKEMRDEFGCETFKDVDAMLKGADAEVIVVATFSDTHTAVSKQVMKSGRAAICEKPIADSVADAKSLLATAEKTGQKLLVHHNYRFFPETRYLIELIKSQRIGEVFEIRMRALGFGRRYDWQCMRSHAGGVLNNTCPHFIDIGLQLLDSPVKEVFCDLKQIASFGDVEDHVKVLLRGENGRVYDMEVSSVCKFPEPKWTVLGSHGTLVSDGTTSKLAFFDPKKAGTYRLLTKPTPDRSYVTDEKIPWQEAEEPTKGKSIGDFYDNVHAVLRQGKPLVVAPEEALEVVRVTQECKKKSGYYR; encoded by the coding sequence GACCGCTTCCAGATCACAGCCTGCACGGACTTCATCCCCGCCCGCATGAAGGAGATGAGGGACGAGTTCGGTTGCGAGACGTTCAAGGACGTAGACGCGATGCTCAAGGGGGCGGACGCCGAGGTCATCGTCGTGGCGACCTTCTCCGACACCCACACGGCCGTCAGCAAGCAGGTCATGAAGAGCGGGCGCGCCGCCATCTGCGAAAAGCCCATCGCCGACAGCGTCGCCGACGCCAAGAGCCTCCTGGCCACCGCCGAGAAGACCGGGCAGAAGCTCCTGGTGCACCACAACTACCGCTTCTTCCCCGAGACCCGCTACCTGATCGAGCTGATCAAGAGCCAACGGATCGGCGAGGTCTTCGAGATTCGCATGAGGGCCCTCGGCTTCGGGCGGCGCTATGACTGGCAGTGCATGCGCAGCCACGCCGGCGGGGTGCTCAACAACACCTGCCCGCACTTCATTGACATCGGCCTGCAGCTCCTGGACTCGCCGGTCAAGGAGGTCTTCTGCGACCTCAAGCAGATCGCGTCCTTCGGCGACGTGGAGGACCACGTGAAGGTGCTGCTGCGGGGCGAGAACGGCCGTGTGTACGACATGGAGGTCAGCAGCGTCTGCAAGTTCCCCGAGCCCAAGTGGACGGTCCTGGGCAGCCACGGCACGCTGGTCAGCGACGGCACCACCAGCAAGCTGGCGTTCTTCGACCCCAAGAAGGCCGGGACGTACAGGCTGCTGACGAAGCCCACCCCGGACCGCAGCTACGTGACCGATGAGAAGATCCCGTGGCAGGAGGCCGAGGAGCCGACCAAGGGCAAGAGCATTGGCGACTTCTACGACAACGTGCACGCGGTGCTGCGCCAGGGCAAGCCGCTGGTGGTAGCGCCGGAGGAGGCCCTGGAGGTCGTCCGCGTGACGCAGGAGTGCAAGAAGAAGAGCGGGTACTACAGGTAG